In the genome of Bacillota bacterium, the window ATGCGGTGACAATTCATTCCTCATGGACAACTGTCATGCCCAGTCTATTCGCCACGGGTAAGTATCACGCCATGACAGTCTATTGCTGCGGATAGCTATCATGCCATGACACTTTGTTCGCCACGGGTAAGAGTCATGCCGTGACACCTGGATAGCTGTCATATGATGACACTTGGATAATTGTCATGGGATGACAGTTTATCCGCCATGCGAACTGTCACGCGGTAACGGCTTATTGGACATGGATGAGTGTCATGCCGTGACAGCTTTCTTCGGCTGTAATCTGCCATGCTGCGACATCTTATTGTTCGATGATCATCACTACATGATTGGATCGCATGTGCGCGACAATCTCAAAATCCCATATAGATAGCCAGCTCCAAAGCCGCAGCCAAATCCGGGCGCAAGGCCATCCTGAATGCCTTCCACTTAACTCAGGTGGAAATACGATTGAAAGTGGAGCGCCTATTGACATTCTCTTATATAATCTCTATACTGTGAATATACGATATGTACAGAGGGTGGTGATGCCGTGCAGCTTCATGTATCTTACAGCAATCCTGTTCCTTTATACAGACAAATAGTCGATCAGATAAGGGAAAAGGTGCTGTCCGGCGAACTCGTCCCTGGCGCTAGCCTGCCCTCCATCCGCCAGCTTGCCCAAGAGGCAGGGACCAGCGTTATAACCACCAAGCGGGCTTATTCCGAGCTAGAGGCAGAAGGACTCATTGTAACCAAGGCAGGACTGGGGTCATTCGTAGCTGATCTTGACCTGGAGGATTTGAGGACGATCAGAATGCGCTCCATTTATGAGCGTCTTTCTGAGATTGTGGCTGACGCGAGGGCAAATGGCATAACCAGTGAAGAACTTATGCGGCTTTTCAGGGAGGCGATAGAATGACGGCTGATGCCGAGAATCTCAGGGAAAACACAGCCCCGGCGCTCTTTCTATCAGGGGTAAGCAAAACTTACCCGAGATTTACTCTTAAGAAAGTGTCTTTTACGCTGCCGCGGGGCTACATCATGGGATTTATTGGACCAAATGGCGCAGGCAAGAGCACGACGATAAAGATTATCATGAATATGGTGAGAAAGTCAGGGGGCACAGTGAAAGTCCTGGGCCTCGACCATAGCGGACACGAGATCGAAATCAAGCATCATATAGGGTATCTCGGTGAGGAACCTCATT includes:
- a CDS encoding GntR family transcriptional regulator, which codes for MQLHVSYSNPVPLYRQIVDQIREKVLSGELVPGASLPSIRQLAQEAGTSVITTKRAYSELEAEGLIVTKAGLGSFVADLDLEDLRTIRMRSIYERLSEIVADARANGITSEELMRLFREAIE